The Thunnus albacares chromosome 13, fThuAlb1.1, whole genome shotgun sequence genome segment GTGGTGGTCAGGGATGGATGGGTACGATggggtggaggagagagagtgagaggggtggaggggtaaggggggggggggggggggggggggggagacagGTCAGTGAGTGTAAAAGATGGAGAACCCAAACAAGTGTCTAcgagtcagacagacagacagaatacaTTAACtatggcggcggcggcggcgatGAGCACCTTCATCACATACATGAGGACAAAGACTACATACAGAAAGCCAATGAGTCGGACAGTTTTGACATACAAGTGACAATTCCTGAGTTGAACtattacaaaaacaactttttttgaTACCTAACTTtgagaaatacatgtttttttttttttacaaaacccTTTTTTTGTTCAGCAAAAGAAGCAGGGCTGCAAATAATTACTTTCATCTCATTATTTCATAATATATGAATCCTTTCAGGTGGAATGATTAATTGTTaagtgtttaaaatgtcagaaaatagtgaaaagtgcTCATCGCAAGTTCCCACAGCCTAAGGTGACGTTAAATTACCTGTTTGAAActaaaagttattttcattatcaactaatttgtcgattattttcttgattaatcgattggttggagcagaaaatggtgaaaaatgtggaaaaaaagagcatcttcaacatgtcttcttttgtcctgaccaacagtccaaaacctgaagatattcagtttgctacCATataagactaaagaaaccagaaaatattcacatttgagaagctagaatcagagaatttggactttttttttttttaaaataaatgacacaaaacaattaattgattatcaaaatagttggcgattaattgaACAGTCGGCAACTTATCGATTCATTAACTAATCATCGCAGCTCTATGTGAATCTGAGAAAAGTATTCGATACTTGCTTCAGGTACTGGACAGTTTTTGATATTTGTTGCCACTGACAGATTTAAGTCAGTAACTAACAAGTATCGAGGTTTGATGCAACACCTTACACGAGACTTGTTGTTGGAACAGGTCTTATCATGTCTTCCACACCACTTCTTAAGTAAAATATCTGGGTCAATTGGCCAAAAGTCAAACACGTGGATGATGGAAAATAATAACAGTAGAAGTTGTCAGGAAAAAGGATTAAGTCCTTTATGCTCACTGACATGTTATGACAGGAAGCACTGGTTTGAATTCCTGACCCAGTCAAACACCTTATAGTCACGTTTCTATTTACCAATGGATGAATGACGGCTATGAAACCACCAAAAATTAATACAATTAGTGTGTTGCTACAGTCAGATTAATCTTCAGCCTGCTCACACTGGAACACAGTCAATGAGCCAGTAGATTTAAGTGGTAGCCTACATATTAACAAGAGAGGATATGGGGTAagctttttcatttaattatttggTGTCCTTATGCTCCCTTTTGTTTGAGTGGCATGGTGTAGCAACATGTACACAGCGGGGGCACGGGCTTCATTGTGTGACTTAGGGAGGTGAGTCATTTTGAGATGTATTTTGTTCGCGTGGGGTCACATGAAAgataattatataaaaactATCCGCGTCAAAGACACAGtgatgacttgttttgttttttctaatttgaattgtttttttcctaCTGTCTCATAAGCAATATAACTTGTTTAAAATATACTGACTCATAGACAGTTACAGTCATACCACAATTGATAAGGTGTCACATGCAGGCAATTAAGAAACTGTAGCCGAGTAAACAAAATACCATTCATACACCCGGCTCTAATAACAAATTCACTCCAtgatcaaaacatgtttttccccTGACAAAGATTCCTCAACATGCTCCCCATCACATCTTTTGTCCCTGGTGCAAGAGTGCTGCTGCGCACTATCACCACCTACTGGCCAATCTGAGGGTTAGTGgatgttttttaaacaaaggATGATTAGGGAATAACTTTGGGAATGCTCTTCCAGTGAAAGTAAGTAAATTTCCATAAAATACTAATGTGGCACTTTAAACCGTACTACTCCATGAGGAAAGGaatgttgaaatatatataaaattatgaataaactattttTGGATGTTAACACTAAATcctaaataaaatacacttctttattttaatctgaCCTAATGGTGTGGACAATAAATCTGTTTATAGGGGATGACATGGAGAGATGAGGTCATGTCTGATATGAGAGTCTGCCCGTCACAGCGGCAAGGGCTTCCCAGAACTAAGGTGATGACATCATTAGTACAACCTGTGCATTGAAAATCAATGAGAGTGGTCCCGAAGCAATGTGAAAGCACTGTCAGCGAGACCACGCAACACAGAGAACAGTGACTACTGTCATAACTGGCAGTTTGCAAGTGAGATTTATACTTTTTCATCAATTTTTCACATCaacaatataattttaaagGTGTAATTTTTTACCTGTGGACAAATAGTCATGGTTACAAATTGCAACTGAGTGTTGAAATGCAATGTgtgaatgaaacattttatcACACAGCAAGAAagcaacagaggaaacagacaaagaaaagcagcagcagtaaatcacctctgtcagctgctgttcaACAATGCCTCTGTACTCCAGTGTGACTGGCTGCTCTTTGGGGCCCTCTGCTGCCAACATCTggcttgcagaaccaagcacgtagctgaaaaaaaagagttgcaGTACAATATGAAAGGTGCTAAATATGCAGGTACAGTGGGGATATGAACAACTGTAAAACTAATGAAATTCAATACAATACCCCTACTATAAACACTACCTTTGTTAAACTTATCACATTCAGTTTTTTTGGTACTTAACTGCTGgtttaaaatgactgttttcacCATTCCCTTACATATAtaatcttgtttttaaaaaggtgctaaatgtaagaattgtgaagcaatttacatgtattaattgtttttattgccAACAAGTGAACAGGTTGTAATGTAACTTAAAAAATTAAACCTTCCCCAACTTTCTCAGTTGCCTATATgagcctgtggactgatttctatggaAGGACTTTTTCCGTGAAAATCCAATAGATATGACATTTTCGCACACTCCCGAGTGCCTTGCCTCTTTCCTGCTACTGTCAACAAATGATgtttaggaaaatcctgcatagtatacctttaatcATAAGAATATGATGAAGGTTTTCGAGAAAAAATAGACACCTATGCTCACCTTTCTACATATAGTAGAATAAGGGGACAATTTCAGTGGATGTTATCTTCTTAAACAATGTACAAAGCTGACTCTAGTGGAAGTGAGCTTGTAAATCTATTATTgctcttcactttttttttagcacaacAAAGATCATCATTAGACTTTCCTCAGAAATTGATCTGAGTCGAGCCCTGGTGGTCAAGCACCTCGCATCAAACAAATGTAAACTGATGCGTGTGTCTTTAAATGTTCCTACTGATAATCCAAGGCCTAAACATACCTGTCAATGTCTGCTACATTGAAACAGAATGTAAATCTCTTGTGGTCCATGCTCTTAGGGGTGGATGCATAAACCATGCCAAGCAAAGAGTGACAGCCTCGACAGATGAGATCCACAATCAGACTGGAAgggaaattacaaaaaaaaagagagagagaacagtttACAACAAGTACTCATACCTAAATGAACAAAATACCTGTAGGTTGCTTTGTCAATGCCTTCCAAAACAACATGTATAAGTATTTTCCTACCTATCTGCCACCCCTATGATTAAGGTATGGTTACGTTTAGACAACTAAAACTATTTggttaaaggcatactatgcaggattttcttaaaaaaaacaatgtatagactcatacagaAGAAATCCCTCTcagtcatcacttatgacccactagaagtgtgtggcagtgtatgTATCTGCTGAGGGTTagccctctgcctgtattttcttattattttgctgtgtttgggatgCTTCTGGGTGTCAGCCTTTGGGCCCCGCTCTGCTCTCAGTCTcagtgtcatggatgtataaagagcttgcaggtctgtgtgtctgcttgaccgagggcggggctgagctacacacatgcagagcagagaggccacagcggacaggatgaagttctgcattcacacaaaatctgaATGTGGCACGTTCACACAAGGATGTGTGGAGGTGtagttgtgtttatttctgttttaaaaagggCATATTTTggatgctgtgtttacaaacagcacccgacaaatcctgcatagtatacctttaaggtTAGGGAAGACTGTGGTTATGGAAATGTAACAGTAatcagtaaaagaaacaaaaagtctTCAAACGCTGGTTCGAAGACTTTTTGTTGTGCTCTGAAAAAAGTATAACAACATTTTGCTTTGGCACCGCATATATAGATGATTTTAAGTACTTATTTTACTTGACTATCTGCTACCTTATATTTCTACTTGATGGCATTTTGAAggcaaatattgtattttttactccactacagtGATCTGACAGGTATAGTCAATAATAAGTTCCCAGATTAAGATTTCACATCCATgttgctttttatgttttgtcacCTCCGAGAACAGCTACAATatttaaatgctgcttacaAGTTTAAGCATCAGTTTTTAATAATCCAGTAATATAAGGTATAGGCTaatattactacttttacttgagtaaatgatCAGGGTACTTTATTTATTACTGGACTTCTTACCAGAGAGATCTTTTGCTGGGTTCATGCAGGCGAGTGTCCTTTCCAACCAAAACATTGTCAGTGACCcctaaaacatcacaaacatgtTATTAATGCAGAAATACATTCATAAGTTAATTTCCATGTGTCTAAATCCACAGCCTGTAGCCTACAACTGCACAACTGAGTAGACTTCTCCATCTATCTGCGTTTTCTATGCAGTTGAAACTGATAAATACAAAGTAGACAGATATATatgtttgggtgtgtgtttgatttgtgtggaccaaccaaaacaaaccagaaaacCGAGCAAATCTATCCCTAATCCAGACTCACGTTTCAATCTTATTTGGTTTTGGTCATCTTCACTTCCATCCCAGGACATTGAATCCCCAACTGGCAACTTGCACTTCCCGCAGATGAAGACCACAGGTCCGTCGTCTGCCGTCCGGCTGTCCTCGTCCTCCTCTGCTTGGCCAAACAACTTTTCTTCGACGGTGGTGGAGTCTGTGCTGTACAAATCAAATGTGCTGTCTACATGTTTTTGTGGGCGTTTTACCAGTTTTTCTCTCGACGCCATTTCTATTAATTTCTCTCAAACAGACTAGCTGTTTTGAACGTACGCGGGTAGCTGACAGTGAAGTGGAGATCAAAGAGTATCCAGGCGAGGCAAGATTTAATTCTTTAAGACTTCCGCCTTCGCTTGCTAGGTCAGTTCAGTGAGAAACcccttctttttccttttttttggcCAAATGTGATTTAATACTTACATGATTTACTTTGTTTGcatgtaatataatattttatttacattcacGACATTTTAAAGTtcctctccactcaaaaatgtatttttcttgtcGTTCCTACGGTTGGAtttttgagcttcattgtgcagaatgatgtatgtgcagagtttgacactagaaagctggTTGCATATATAGACATCATTTTTCAAGATAAAAAATCTTTAAACCAGCACTTGCAAATTAGACTACtacattattatgtttttttatatatgataTGAATGATGGCATACTATGCAATAACAGAATTAACATGCATAATAAAAGAGCCAGTCTATATGATCAGACCtcttattgatttgattttgactTGACACTAATTGATGAGATTTATATCTTTTTGGTATTACTGTTGATATGGTTTTCCTTCCCTAcacttttttctcc includes the following:
- the mis18a gene encoding protein Mis18-alpha, with the protein product MASREKLVKRPQKHVDSTFDLYSTDSTTVEEKLFGQAEEDEDSRTADDGPVVFICGKCKLPVGDSMSWDGSEDDQNQIRLKRVTDNVLVGKDTRLHEPSKRSLCLIVDLICRGCHSLLGMVYASTPKSMDHKRFTFCFNVADIDSYVLGSASQMLAAEGPKEQPVTLEYRGIVEQQLTEMKMLVVSMAQRLEEIEAGLQEGCDEV